One window of the Salvelinus fontinalis isolate EN_2023a chromosome 2, ASM2944872v1, whole genome shotgun sequence genome contains the following:
- the LOC129828640 gene encoding coatomer subunit zeta-1-like isoform X1 → MTAQTCPRQHQRTTMEIASLEPSLYTVKAVFILDNDGNRLLSKYYDKELYPSMKEQKNFENNVFNKTHKADNEIAFVEGMTIVYKCSIDLFFYVAGSAQENELMLMAVLNCLFESLGQILRKNVERRCLLDNMDGVFLVVDEIIDGGVILESDPQQVIQKVNYRADENPLSEQSVAQHITDKLAMTSNIMQSAKEQIKWSILK, encoded by the exons ATGACAGCTCAAACCTGTCCACGTCAACACCAGAGAACCACTATGGAGATCGCGTCTCTG GAACCCTCACTGTACACAGTGAAAGCGGTCTTCATTCTGGATAACGATGGTAATAGACTTCTATCAAAG TACTATGACAAAGAGCTCTACCCCTCCATGAAGGAGCAGAAGAACTTTGAAAATAACGTTTTCAACAAGACACACAAAGCTGACA ATGAGATTGCCTTCGTGGAGGGGATGACGATTGTGTATAAGTGCAGCATTGACCTGTTCTTCTACGTGGCGGGCAGTGCACAGGAGAATGAG CTCATGCTCATGGCTGTACTGAACTGTCTGTTTGAGTCCCTCGGTCAAATCCTAAG GAAAAATGTGGAGAGAAGGTGTCTATTGGACAACATGGACGGAGTCTTCTTAGTAGTGGACGAAATTATCGACGGGGG GGTGATCTTGGAAAGCGACCCCCAACAGGTCATCCAGAAGGTCAATTACAGG GCGGATGAGAACCCACTGTCAGAGCAGAGTGTGGCTCAG CACATTACGGACAAATTGGCAATGACCTCCAAT ATAATGCAGTCTGCCAAAGAACAAATAAAGTGGTCAATACTCAAATGA
- the LOC129828640 gene encoding coatomer subunit zeta-1-like isoform X2 encodes MTAQTCPRQHQRTTMEIASLEPSLYTVKAVFILDNDGNRLLSKYYDKELYPSMKEQKNFENNVFNKTHKADNEIAFVEGMTIVYKCSIDLFFYVAGSAQENELMLMAVLNCLFESLGQILRKNVERRCLLDNMDGVFLVVDEIIDGGVILESDPQQVIQKVNYRADENPLSEQSVAQIMQSAKEQIKWSILK; translated from the exons ATGACAGCTCAAACCTGTCCACGTCAACACCAGAGAACCACTATGGAGATCGCGTCTCTG GAACCCTCACTGTACACAGTGAAAGCGGTCTTCATTCTGGATAACGATGGTAATAGACTTCTATCAAAG TACTATGACAAAGAGCTCTACCCCTCCATGAAGGAGCAGAAGAACTTTGAAAATAACGTTTTCAACAAGACACACAAAGCTGACA ATGAGATTGCCTTCGTGGAGGGGATGACGATTGTGTATAAGTGCAGCATTGACCTGTTCTTCTACGTGGCGGGCAGTGCACAGGAGAATGAG CTCATGCTCATGGCTGTACTGAACTGTCTGTTTGAGTCCCTCGGTCAAATCCTAAG GAAAAATGTGGAGAGAAGGTGTCTATTGGACAACATGGACGGAGTCTTCTTAGTAGTGGACGAAATTATCGACGGGGG GGTGATCTTGGAAAGCGACCCCCAACAGGTCATCCAGAAGGTCAATTACAGG GCGGATGAGAACCCACTGTCAGAGCAGAGTGTGGCTCAG ATAATGCAGTCTGCCAAAGAACAAATAAAGTGGTCAATACTCAAATGA